In one window of Pseudoalteromonas sp. N1230-9 DNA:
- a CDS encoding ATP-binding protein: MDYSVLHKTAKATSEGRYLLPLAVLFIVAILCFAIFFFELQLSKNIDNSIEEKLRESSTAINSQVQENITKYKNDLHFLYSTPPIAGLARAAANSGNDPLDKTTAEQWKKRLETIFVAFLKSNLEYEQLRIISTQQTGQELIRVDRAAGGIVVKAQNQLQNKRSRDYYQQSADLSQGEMYLSTITLNREYGKLEFPYKPMLRIALPIFNDDMERYGLIIANINIKLLFNSLNAMVQRPNSLILTDSKGYFLIHPNSDLEFSRDLMPTKRWNTVYKSEPTTHTKLMSISANTIGEKPSEALSKRIPLTGDLENGFIDAHLVISDDNISKMELEQRTGAYLFLLGISITLIIILSFVNRNLKRNRELAEARAVSSAIISGSKDAIIGVNNIGLVSSWNRAASELFALQREQVIGTNINKLTLLPNIDIQKQCNELKINRKQHTIELEYQPENKPPVNLALAFSAIIDDHYQHNGTAIIIRDITVEKVANDKIKQANNELEIKVAKRTADLEKASKIKSAFISNISHEMRTPLNGIIGTLNLIKRESLTNQQQHYLEMTEVSVNSLNVLINDILDLSKIEAGKLDLDHRAFNPIKLFESLSGSLAIKAQEKNLEFILDITGIEYCSIVTDPHRYSQVLTNLINNAIKFTKAGFIKVVATTTRIDDEIISLSCSIQDTGIGIPLENQNKLFNAFTQADNSVAAQYGGTGLGLSICKQLAVLLNGQISFESSEGKGSTFNFIINLNSHEAQKRQPHQRLQNRTIALSVKQPELKSSIEKLITQHGGQLSEVTIENFELNEEKPFDTLILEPAHPLFTKLDSLCEHLPDYCLPFKLVLLVNPTEPAPQTKYSSFIRISKPVLTSEFLLKLVDERLLPPSFQPEDKPMRRETDSQVNIDLDIAGAKALIVDDNEINAAVAKGTLANLGIQFEIASNGQQAINILAQTAEDEPFHCVLMDCQMPILNGYEAAAQIRKGSAGEHHIDIPIIAMTANAMLGERKKCLHAGMNDYITKPISADKLITTTVKWIASNYPKNNLKTETKAPYDSVELSHIEQTSQTKNEEKLHWDKEAALSRLMNNEVLLNKVSKMFLDSSQIKITTLTRAIKDKDYHAIATTSHTLKGACGDVGAAKLHKHFTELEVLAASKEDHLKDIQLKLLDIERDYKTLLDILQKHTVAKVS; the protein is encoded by the coding sequence ATGGACTACTCAGTACTACATAAGACAGCAAAAGCAACATCAGAAGGTCGATATTTACTCCCTCTTGCAGTGCTTTTTATAGTTGCTATATTATGCTTCGCTATCTTCTTCTTTGAACTTCAGCTAAGCAAAAATATCGACAACTCAATAGAAGAGAAACTAAGAGAATCAAGCACTGCTATAAATAGCCAAGTCCAAGAGAACATCACCAAATACAAAAACGACTTACACTTTTTATACTCCACACCTCCAATTGCAGGCCTAGCAAGAGCAGCAGCTAACAGTGGTAATGATCCTCTTGATAAGACCACCGCTGAGCAATGGAAAAAAAGACTTGAGACTATTTTTGTAGCATTTTTAAAATCCAACTTAGAATATGAACAGCTAAGGATAATAAGCACTCAACAGACAGGACAAGAGTTGATTCGGGTAGATAGAGCTGCAGGCGGTATTGTCGTAAAAGCACAAAATCAACTACAAAACAAAAGAAGCCGTGATTACTATCAACAAAGCGCTGACCTTTCTCAAGGAGAGATGTACTTATCAACCATCACTCTTAATCGAGAGTACGGTAAGTTAGAATTTCCATACAAACCAATGCTGCGTATTGCATTACCTATTTTTAATGATGACATGGAGCGCTATGGGTTAATCATTGCAAATATAAACATAAAGCTCTTGTTTAACTCTTTAAATGCCATGGTTCAGCGGCCTAACTCTTTAATTTTAACTGACAGCAAAGGCTACTTTCTCATTCACCCAAATAGTGATTTAGAGTTTAGCCGAGATCTGATGCCAACAAAAAGGTGGAATACGGTTTACAAGTCAGAGCCAACAACACATACAAAGTTAATGAGCATCAGCGCTAATACGATAGGTGAAAAACCTAGTGAAGCACTCAGTAAACGCATTCCACTTACAGGTGATTTAGAAAATGGTTTCATTGATGCGCATCTGGTCATCTCCGATGATAATATAAGCAAAATGGAGCTAGAGCAGCGAACTGGAGCCTACCTTTTCCTCCTAGGTATTTCGATAACTTTAATCATCATATTAAGCTTTGTTAATCGCAATTTAAAACGTAATAGGGAGCTTGCTGAAGCACGAGCAGTATCATCGGCTATTATTAGCGGCTCAAAAGATGCCATTATAGGTGTGAATAACATCGGGTTAGTATCAAGCTGGAATAGAGCTGCCTCAGAGCTATTTGCTTTACAGCGTGAGCAAGTTATAGGGACGAATATAAACAAACTCACATTGCTCCCTAACATCGACATTCAAAAGCAATGTAATGAATTAAAAATCAATCGAAAACAACATACAATAGAGCTTGAATATCAACCTGAAAATAAGCCTCCTGTAAATCTAGCCCTCGCTTTTTCTGCCATAATTGATGATCATTACCAGCATAATGGAACCGCTATAATCATACGTGATATAACCGTAGAGAAGGTAGCAAACGACAAAATTAAACAAGCTAATAATGAGCTAGAAATAAAAGTTGCCAAGCGGACAGCAGATCTAGAAAAAGCGAGTAAAATTAAAAGTGCTTTCATTTCAAATATTAGCCATGAGATGCGTACTCCATTAAATGGCATCATTGGTACTTTGAACCTAATAAAACGTGAATCACTGACTAACCAGCAGCAACATTATTTAGAAATGACAGAAGTCAGTGTTAATAGTTTGAACGTGTTAATTAATGACATTCTCGATTTATCCAAAATTGAAGCCGGTAAACTCGACCTTGATCACAGAGCTTTCAACCCCATAAAACTTTTTGAAAGCTTAAGTGGAAGCCTAGCCATAAAAGCACAAGAAAAGAATCTAGAGTTCATTTTAGATATAACCGGCATCGAATATTGTTCAATAGTTACCGATCCTCACCGCTATTCTCAAGTACTGACAAACCTGATTAATAACGCAATTAAATTCACTAAAGCTGGATTTATTAAAGTAGTCGCGACTACCACACGCATTGACGATGAAATTATATCGCTCAGCTGTTCAATTCAAGATACGGGCATAGGGATTCCTCTGGAAAACCAAAACAAGTTATTTAATGCTTTTACACAAGCTGATAATAGCGTGGCAGCTCAATATGGCGGTACGGGGCTTGGTTTATCTATTTGTAAACAACTCGCAGTCCTGCTAAACGGGCAAATTAGCTTTGAGTCAAGTGAGGGGAAAGGAAGTACATTTAACTTCATTATTAATTTGAATAGTCACGAAGCGCAAAAACGTCAACCTCACCAGCGATTACAAAACAGAACCATTGCTTTATCAGTCAAACAACCAGAGCTTAAATCAAGCATTGAAAAACTAATAACTCAACATGGAGGGCAGCTGTCAGAGGTAACGATTGAAAATTTTGAACTAAATGAAGAGAAACCTTTCGATACCCTCATTTTAGAACCAGCTCATCCGTTATTTACTAAATTAGACAGTCTTTGTGAACATTTACCAGATTACTGTTTACCCTTTAAACTTGTGCTACTTGTCAATCCAACTGAGCCTGCACCTCAAACTAAATACAGCTCTTTCATCCGTATATCAAAACCAGTTCTAACCTCAGAGTTTTTGCTAAAACTAGTTGATGAGCGACTATTGCCCCCCTCTTTTCAACCAGAAGATAAACCAATGCGTCGTGAAACTGATTCACAAGTAAATATTGATCTTGATATTGCCGGTGCAAAGGCTCTTATTGTTGATGATAATGAAATAAATGCTGCCGTAGCAAAGGGCACGCTTGCAAATTTAGGTATTCAATTTGAAATAGCTTCCAATGGACAACAGGCTATTAACATTTTAGCTCAAACGGCTGAGGATGAGCCATTTCATTGTGTACTCATGGACTGCCAAATGCCCATTTTGAATGGTTACGAAGCAGCCGCACAAATTCGAAAAGGAAGTGCTGGTGAACACCATATTGACATCCCTATAATCGCAATGACAGCAAATGCAATGCTTGGTGAACGCAAAAAGTGCTTACATGCAGGTATGAATGACTATATAACCAAGCCCATAAGTGCCGACAAATTAATTACCACAACGGTAAAGTGGATTGCTTCTAATTACCCAAAAAACAACCTTAAGACCGAAACAAAAGCACCTTATGACTCAGTTGAGCTATCACATATAGAACAAACATCGCAGACAAAAAACGAAGAAAAGCTTCATTGGGATAAAGAGGCTGCCCTAAGCCGCTTAATGAATAATGAAGTGCTACTTAACAAAGTCAGTAAGATGTTTTTAGACAGCTCACAAATTAAGATAACCACCCTTACTCGTGCTATAAAAGATAAGGATTATCACGCTATAGCGACAACAAGCCACACATTAAAAGGTGCATGTGGTGATGTAGGCGCAGCAAAACTACATAAGCATTTCACCGAACTCGAAGTACTCGCTGCAAGCAAAGAGGATCATTTAAAAGATATTCAATTAAAACTGCTCGATATTGAAAGAGATTACAAGACTCTACTTGATATCTTACAGAAGCACACCGTAGCAAAGGTAAGCTAG
- a CDS encoding GGDEF domain-containing response regulator: protein MNINTNLSLDEAVILIVDDEPINATVIESLLSPYKTQIVDCGKKVLSMCDKFKPDLILLDVVLGDMSGLEVCKTLKAHPLYSHIPVIFITAILDQEDQNKCWQAGGIDFVPKPVYGATLLNRVKVHLTLKKQTDLLKCLSQRDSLTGLYNRRYLQEALKQNIRLAKRNNSALSVLMIDIDWFKQYNDLFGHQQGDLCLKQVANEIQNSLNRPTDTVIRYGGEEFLCVLPDTDMQGATFITKKLLSNICKLNIEHPKASAKIISVSIGCTTLIDHHLELNSDSLIRCADTALYQAKNQGRNRCVCLPAKPCTIA, encoded by the coding sequence TTGAACATAAACACTAATTTAAGCCTAGATGAAGCTGTCATATTAATTGTTGATGACGAACCAATTAACGCGACTGTCATTGAGAGTTTGTTATCACCCTATAAAACACAGATCGTTGACTGTGGCAAAAAAGTGTTATCAATGTGTGATAAGTTCAAGCCAGACCTAATTTTACTAGATGTCGTGCTAGGTGATATGAGCGGTCTTGAGGTGTGCAAAACTCTCAAGGCCCATCCACTTTATAGCCACATTCCAGTTATTTTTATTACTGCAATTTTAGATCAAGAAGATCAAAATAAGTGCTGGCAAGCTGGAGGGATCGACTTTGTCCCAAAACCAGTTTACGGCGCCACTTTACTAAACAGAGTAAAAGTCCATCTGACACTTAAAAAACAAACCGACTTACTAAAATGCCTCTCTCAACGAGATAGCCTAACGGGGCTCTATAACCGTCGCTACTTGCAAGAGGCTTTAAAACAAAACATTCGACTAGCAAAAAGAAATAACTCTGCACTATCGGTATTAATGATTGATATAGATTGGTTTAAGCAATACAACGACTTATTTGGTCATCAGCAAGGTGATTTATGTCTCAAACAAGTCGCAAACGAAATCCAAAATAGTCTAAATAGGCCAACTGATACCGTCATTCGTTATGGAGGGGAAGAGTTTTTATGTGTTCTGCCCGACACAGATATGCAAGGTGCAACGTTCATCACCAAAAAACTACTCTCTAATATCTGCAAGTTAAACATAGAACACCCAAAAGCTAGCGCTAAAATCATCTCAGTAAGTATTGGCTGTACTACACTCATAGATCATCATCTAGAGCTCAATTCGGATAGCCTTATCAGATGTGCCGACACAGCCTTATATCAAGCAAAAAACCAAGGGAGAAACCGCTGTGTATGCTTACCTGCAAAACCCTGCACCATCGCATAA
- a CDS encoding EAL domain-containing protein yields MNFYGVIVLLFSSHEKSLGKILVVDDEPSSLLIMTEALSDLGTVICCDNGIDAIEKAFELQPDVILLDIEMPNLNGFEVCKRLKNNPKTAYCTVIFVSSYNDKIFECQSYEIGGIDLIHKPVDIKICRLRVINHLKLKQQEAQIRAAKYDISTLVSQVPVYISYWSLQEENLFNNNGQSRWFAMDGEKMLGQQAKDILPSDLYKAFHRCLEQRINEEVVNIQFEKPRNNIEYVRAHIHLRLKANQVMGVILTLTDITSIKRTKALLANESERLKVMLNSIGDAVIATDKNAIIHFMNPIAERLTGWVAQDAKGRHIDEVMNLCDATTTQKSVNPITVALREQRVVAMALNTQLTDLDGRVYRVEDSAAPIRDEAGRIIGGIIVFHDVSESVAMAVKMSHLANHDLLTDLPNRILLHDRVLHACKVASGKQKQIALILIDIDHFKYLNDTLGHHQGDLIIKYVAKRLESLIDLSMTLARIGGDEFVILIPEVKATTAVDAIASEIIDTMSQPFRLDNQAYTLSVSVGVSINPTDSNTAEEMMTHADAAMYRAKEQGRNRFCYYSDDLEYQFKQRQRVEKLLRTAIEQDKVEVFYQPKLALSTQQIVGVEALVRIRDQENHLVSPIEFIPLAEETGLILTLGESVLKQSCVAAKEWFDRGHNIKVAVNIAAKQFTDKNFCRIVSEILKSTGLPSELLELEVTESSLMHDFEETKKMLNDLASLGLTIAIDDFGTGYSSLSYLKMFPVDVLKIDQSFVKDMCNDTQSMDIVRTISSLAHSLNLQIVAEGIEQKQHLTSLLELGCKLGQGYLFYKPMPKADFEELLN; encoded by the coding sequence ATGAACTTTTACGGGGTGATAGTTTTGTTATTTTCTTCCCATGAAAAAAGTCTGGGCAAGATTCTTGTTGTTGATGATGAACCAAGCAGCTTGCTAATTATGACTGAAGCATTGAGTGATTTAGGTACCGTCATATGCTGTGACAATGGAATTGATGCTATTGAAAAAGCATTTGAGCTGCAACCTGACGTAATTTTACTTGATATTGAAATGCCAAATTTGAATGGCTTTGAGGTTTGTAAGCGACTGAAGAACAATCCAAAAACTGCGTATTGCACTGTGATTTTTGTTTCATCTTACAATGACAAGATATTTGAGTGCCAAAGTTATGAAATTGGTGGAATTGACCTCATCCACAAGCCTGTTGATATAAAAATTTGCCGCTTGCGTGTTATTAACCACTTAAAACTAAAACAACAAGAAGCACAAATTCGTGCTGCTAAGTACGATATTTCTACGCTTGTCTCACAGGTTCCTGTTTATATTTCGTATTGGTCTTTACAAGAAGAAAACTTATTTAATAATAATGGGCAAAGCCGTTGGTTTGCTATGGACGGTGAAAAGATGCTCGGGCAACAGGCGAAAGATATCCTACCATCGGACTTATACAAGGCTTTTCATCGTTGTTTGGAGCAGCGTATTAATGAAGAAGTGGTCAATATTCAATTTGAAAAGCCTAGAAATAATATTGAGTATGTTCGTGCGCATATTCATCTCAGGTTAAAAGCTAATCAAGTGATGGGCGTTATTTTAACGCTAACGGATATTACTTCTATAAAGCGAACAAAAGCTCTATTGGCAAATGAATCAGAACGCCTAAAGGTGATGCTTAACTCGATTGGTGATGCTGTCATTGCAACGGATAAAAACGCAATTATTCATTTTATGAACCCTATTGCTGAAAGGTTGACAGGTTGGGTTGCTCAAGATGCTAAGGGGCGGCATATTGACGAAGTAATGAACCTCTGTGATGCAACCACCACTCAAAAATCAGTTAACCCAATTACCGTTGCTTTACGAGAGCAGCGAGTAGTTGCTATGGCATTAAATACTCAACTAACAGACTTGGATGGCAGAGTTTACCGAGTAGAAGATTCCGCAGCTCCTATTCGTGACGAGGCCGGACGTATAATTGGCGGAATTATTGTCTTTCACGATGTAAGTGAGTCAGTCGCAATGGCTGTAAAAATGAGTCATTTAGCTAATCATGACTTACTGACTGACTTGCCAAATCGTATTTTACTCCACGATAGGGTTTTGCATGCTTGTAAGGTAGCAAGTGGTAAACAAAAACAAATTGCCTTAATCCTAATCGATATAGATCATTTTAAATATTTAAATGACACACTTGGCCATCATCAAGGGGATTTAATTATTAAGTACGTTGCAAAACGACTGGAGTCTCTAATTGATTTAAGTATGACACTGGCACGTATTGGTGGTGATGAGTTCGTTATTTTAATTCCAGAAGTCAAAGCTACAACAGCTGTTGATGCGATAGCATCAGAGATTATTGACACAATGAGCCAACCTTTTCGGTTGGATAACCAAGCATACACCTTGTCAGTTAGTGTTGGGGTCAGCATTAACCCGACTGATTCGAACACGGCGGAGGAAATGATGACTCATGCTGATGCCGCTATGTACCGAGCAAAAGAGCAAGGACGAAACCGTTTTTGTTATTACTCTGATGATTTAGAATATCAGTTTAAACAGCGACAAAGAGTTGAAAAGCTTTTACGGACTGCGATAGAGCAAGATAAGGTTGAGGTTTTTTACCAACCAAAACTAGCTTTATCTACTCAACAAATTGTTGGAGTAGAGGCTTTGGTTCGGATCCGTGATCAAGAAAACCACCTTGTTTCACCTATCGAATTTATCCCACTTGCGGAGGAGACAGGGTTGATACTTACACTGGGAGAATCTGTTCTAAAGCAAAGTTGTGTAGCTGCTAAGGAGTGGTTTGATAGAGGACACAATATTAAAGTGGCTGTGAATATTGCTGCCAAACAGTTTACAGATAAAAACTTTTGCAGAATTGTCTCAGAAATACTTAAAAGCACTGGGTTACCGAGCGAATTGTTAGAGCTAGAGGTAACCGAAAGTTCTTTAATGCATGATTTTGAAGAAACGAAAAAAATGCTCAATGATTTAGCATCACTTGGGTTAACAATTGCGATTGATGATTTCGGCACAGGTTATTCCAGTCTGTCCTATTTAAAAATGTTCCCAGTGGATGTGTTGAAGATAGATCAATCGTTTGTCAAAGATATGTGTAATGATACCCAGAGTATGGATATTGTAAGAACTATTTCAAGCTTGGCTCATTCACTAAACTTACAAATAGTCGCAGAAGGGATTGAACAGAAGCAACACTTAACTAGCTTATTAGAGTTAGGGTGCAAGCTTGGACAAGGCTACTTATTTTACAAGCCTATGCCCAAGGCTGATTTTGAAGAGTTACTTAATTAA
- a CDS encoding manganese efflux pump MntP — protein MNIITLSVLSLAMSTDAFAASITKGSTLKNPRILSAIKLGLLFGCIEAIAPIIGWLIGSAGADYVEAFDHWIAFVLLVGLGVHMLLESRKEDDDDEKELAPNTKRSFIATLLTAVGTSIDAMTVGISLAFMKVNIYLAAAMIGLATTIMVTIGSLLGNVMSGWVGKKAEAIGGMALILIGCGILYSHTYA, from the coding sequence TTGAATATTATTACTCTGAGCGTTTTATCGCTTGCAATGTCGACTGATGCTTTTGCAGCTTCAATCACTAAAGGCAGTACACTTAAAAACCCGCGAATTCTCAGTGCAATTAAACTTGGGTTACTGTTTGGCTGTATTGAAGCTATCGCGCCGATTATTGGTTGGCTTATCGGTAGTGCCGGTGCTGACTACGTGGAAGCCTTTGATCACTGGATTGCATTTGTACTACTCGTTGGTCTTGGCGTTCACATGTTGCTTGAAAGCCGTAAAGAGGATGACGATGACGAAAAGGAACTTGCACCCAATACCAAGCGCTCTTTTATTGCAACATTACTAACGGCTGTTGGCACCAGCATAGACGCCATGACAGTCGGCATTAGCCTTGCCTTCATGAAAGTAAACATTTACTTAGCGGCAGCAATGATAGGTCTTGCGACGACCATCATGGTGACAATTGGCTCGCTACTTGGCAATGTAATGAGTGGCTGGGTTGGCAAAAAAGCCGAAGCCATTGGCGGTATGGCACTTATCTTGATTGGTTGTGGCATCCTTTATAGTCATACTTATGCTTAA
- a CDS encoding NAD(P)/FAD-dependent oxidoreductase has product MINQPPKIVIIGGGAGGLELATQLGHKLGKKRQAEILLIDKNRSHIWKPLLHEVATGSIDADLDGVVYSAHAAKHHYNFQLGSFCHLDQTNKTITLSELKDELGHRILPERQVSYDYLVLAIGSVSNDFNTPGVNKHCFYLDSNQQAERFQHALLDNFTRLHQDDDPLHSLTIAIVGGGATGVELSAELYHVSDMLKMYGLNKMTAKRLHIDLIEAGPRILPALPERIANSAKRELVKLGVTVREGTQVKEATENSFITKNDEHINADIMVWAAGVKAPDFIKDIGIFELTRNNQIKVNQYLQSSVNDDIFVIGDCCAFTQEDGSQVPPRAQSAHQMAQCVEKNLIATLKNQPLSAFTYSDHGSLVNLSRYSTVGSLMGNLTSNSFFIEGKIARFMYISLYRMHQRAIHGSAKTFALWISEKVLRVVRPKMKLH; this is encoded by the coding sequence ATGATTAACCAACCTCCTAAAATCGTGATAATCGGTGGTGGCGCTGGTGGCTTAGAGCTAGCAACACAATTAGGACACAAACTCGGGAAAAAACGCCAAGCAGAGATACTTTTAATCGATAAAAACCGCAGCCATATTTGGAAGCCGTTACTTCATGAAGTAGCGACGGGGTCGATTGATGCCGATTTAGACGGCGTTGTATACTCAGCTCATGCAGCAAAACATCATTATAATTTTCAACTCGGCAGCTTTTGCCACTTAGATCAAACCAATAAAACCATTACTTTAAGCGAATTAAAAGACGAGCTTGGCCACCGAATTTTACCCGAGCGCCAAGTCAGCTATGACTACCTCGTACTTGCCATAGGCAGTGTGAGTAACGACTTTAATACCCCAGGGGTCAACAAGCACTGTTTTTACCTTGATTCAAACCAACAAGCTGAACGCTTTCAGCATGCTCTACTCGATAACTTCACCCGTTTACATCAAGATGACGACCCTCTGCACTCCTTAACTATTGCCATAGTGGGTGGTGGTGCAACGGGGGTTGAACTGTCGGCAGAACTTTATCATGTATCAGACATGCTAAAAATGTATGGCCTTAATAAAATGACCGCCAAACGCTTACACATTGATTTAATTGAAGCGGGACCGCGAATTTTACCCGCTTTACCCGAGCGCATTGCAAACTCAGCTAAACGCGAGCTAGTTAAGTTAGGAGTAACAGTACGCGAAGGCACCCAAGTAAAAGAAGCCACAGAAAACAGCTTTATCACCAAAAACGATGAACATATCAACGCCGATATTATGGTTTGGGCTGCGGGTGTAAAAGCCCCTGATTTCATTAAAGACATTGGTATTTTTGAACTTACCCGCAATAACCAAATTAAGGTAAATCAATACCTGCAAAGTAGTGTTAACGACGACATTTTTGTGATTGGTGATTGCTGTGCATTTACCCAAGAAGATGGCTCACAGGTGCCACCAAGAGCACAATCAGCTCATCAAATGGCACAATGTGTTGAAAAAAACCTCATTGCCACACTTAAAAACCAGCCACTGAGTGCGTTTACCTACAGTGACCATGGCTCTTTAGTCAACTTGTCACGCTACAGCACGGTCGGTAGTTTAATGGGTAACTTAACCAGTAATAGCTTTTTCATTGAAGGAAAAATAGCGCGCTTTATGTATATTTCGCTCTACCGTATGCATCAACGTGCGATTCACGGCAGCGCTAAAACCTTTGCACTGTGGATCAGTGAAAAAGTTCTGCGGGTTGTAAGGCCGAAGATGAAGCTTCACTAA
- a CDS encoding RecQ family ATP-dependent DNA helicase, translating to MTTSLHASLNQYFGFDEFRQGQQQTIEQLLNQQSSLAIFPTGSGKSLCYQLTAMHLPNLTLVVSPLLALMKDQISFLNSKGIYAASLDSSQTSEQSHTVMSDVRAGKVKILMVSVERFKNERFREFIKQVPISMLVVDEAHCISEWGHNFRPDYLKLPRYREELNIPLVLLLTATATKKVKRDMCERFAIAPECVVQTGFYRSNLDLSVLSVASQEKPQQLASIIASQQGAGIVYVTLQHTAEQVAEGLRGAGFHAVAYHAGLEDDKRWQIQDDFMAGKINIVVATIAFGMGVDKSDIRYVIHYDLPKSIENYSQEIGRAGRDGAPSNCFTLANLDGLNTVENFVYADTPEQSGIEYVINNIRNVQTNNQWEMQEYSLSSESNIRALALKTLLVQLEMQGAITPLYAYYADFKYKFLTDQNQLLSQFDADRQAFLQQVFKHTEFKKIWGTLNFDALTRATQVDRKRVVAALDYLAEKGHIALETKRITQVYEVNNSVISHADLAPQLHQYFIEKEQAEIKRIATLVRFFELDSCLSYNLARYFDDQNAPQQCGHCSVCRGQQVKLSYSLVHQMPEQNVIASKVTELKQHLANKGVSDVSIDTQCRFLAGMSVPLFTRNKVRQLSGFGLCEQQRYSDIKALLQQL from the coding sequence ATGACTACGTCACTACATGCATCGCTAAATCAGTACTTTGGCTTTGATGAATTTCGCCAAGGCCAGCAACAAACCATTGAGCAGTTATTAAATCAGCAATCATCGTTGGCTATCTTCCCAACTGGCTCGGGAAAGTCGTTGTGTTATCAATTAACAGCTATGCATTTACCTAATTTGACCTTAGTCGTGTCGCCATTATTGGCGCTGATGAAAGATCAAATTAGTTTTTTAAACAGTAAAGGCATCTATGCGGCAAGCCTAGATTCAAGCCAAACCAGTGAGCAAAGTCATACGGTAATGAGCGACGTGCGTGCGGGGAAGGTGAAAATTTTAATGGTCTCAGTGGAGCGCTTTAAGAATGAGCGCTTTCGTGAATTTATTAAACAAGTGCCTATCTCGATGCTGGTGGTTGATGAAGCGCACTGTATATCTGAATGGGGTCACAACTTTAGGCCTGATTACCTAAAACTGCCGCGCTATCGTGAAGAGCTTAATATTCCACTGGTATTACTTCTCACTGCTACAGCGACTAAAAAAGTAAAGCGTGATATGTGTGAGCGTTTTGCTATTGCCCCAGAATGTGTAGTGCAAACTGGCTTTTACCGAAGCAACCTCGATTTATCAGTGCTCAGTGTTGCAAGCCAAGAAAAACCTCAGCAGTTAGCAAGTATTATAGCCAGCCAACAAGGGGCTGGGATTGTTTATGTCACCTTACAACATACCGCCGAGCAAGTAGCCGAAGGCTTGAGGGGAGCAGGCTTTCATGCGGTGGCCTATCATGCTGGCCTTGAGGATGATAAACGCTGGCAAATTCAAGATGATTTTATGGCGGGTAAAATCAATATCGTGGTGGCAACCATTGCTTTTGGGATGGGCGTTGATAAGTCTGATATTCGTTATGTGATCCACTATGATTTGCCAAAATCGATTGAAAATTATAGCCAAGAGATTGGCCGTGCAGGGCGAGATGGTGCGCCGTCAAATTGTTTTACTCTGGCAAATTTAGATGGCTTAAATACCGTTGAGAACTTTGTTTATGCCGACACGCCAGAGCAAAGTGGGATTGAGTATGTCATTAATAACATTCGTAACGTACAAACGAACAACCAGTGGGAAATGCAAGAATACAGCTTATCGAGCGAAAGTAATATTCGTGCTTTAGCGTTAAAAACCTTACTAGTGCAGTTAGAAATGCAAGGGGCTATTACGCCTTTATATGCCTATTACGCCGATTTTAAATATAAGTTTTTAACGGATCAAAACCAGCTACTTAGCCAGTTTGATGCTGATCGACAAGCGTTTTTACAACAGGTATTCAAACACACCGAATTTAAGAAAATTTGGGGCACACTTAATTTTGATGCGTTAACCCGTGCCACTCAAGTTGATAGAAAACGTGTGGTTGCAGCGCTCGATTATTTGGCCGAAAAAGGTCATATTGCCCTTGAAACTAAACGTATTACGCAAGTGTATGAGGTGAATAATTCGGTAATAAGCCACGCTGATTTAGCACCGCAACTTCACCAATATTTTATCGAAAAAGAACAGGCCGAAATTAAACGTATCGCCACTTTAGTACGCTTTTTTGAACTTGATAGCTGCTTAAGTTATAACTTAGCTCGCTATTTTGATGACCAGAATGCACCCCAGCAATGTGGCCATTGTTCAGTGTGTAGAGGCCAGCAAGTAAAGCTTAGCTATTCATTAGTGCATCAAATGCCTGAGCAAAATGTGATTGCCAGTAAAGTTACAGAGCTTAAACAGCACTTAGCAAATAAAGGGGTTAGTGATGTCAGCATCGACACCCAGTGCCGTTTTTTAGCGGGCATGAGCGTGCCTTTATTTACCCGTAATAAAGTCAGGCAGCTATCAGGTTTTGGCCTTTGCGAGCAGCAACGATACAGTGACATTAAAGCCCTGCTACAGCAGTTGTAG